From a single Rubripirellula tenax genomic region:
- a CDS encoding RNA polymerase sigma factor has protein sequence MIPSPPETRASLILRLRDAADVAAWDEFVAIYGPLVYRLALGRGLQPADADDVVQQVFTAVAQSVGRWVEQPERGRFRGWLLGIARNIALKTLTRRPHGGVGLGGQQSPERLETIEAPGGPLSSQFDIEFRREVYRWAACQVREAIEPNTWNAFHLTHVEGVSIAEAAAQLNISVGNVYIARSRVIRRLRVLAKQFEVSE, from the coding sequence ATGATTCCCAGTCCACCCGAAACCCGAGCCAGCTTGATTCTGCGTCTGCGCGACGCGGCGGATGTGGCGGCGTGGGATGAATTTGTGGCAATCTATGGGCCGCTGGTGTATCGCCTGGCGCTGGGCCGAGGGCTGCAACCTGCCGATGCTGACGACGTCGTGCAGCAGGTGTTTACTGCGGTCGCTCAGTCGGTTGGCCGTTGGGTCGAGCAACCTGAAAGAGGACGCTTTCGCGGTTGGCTGTTGGGCATTGCTCGCAATATCGCGTTGAAAACGCTGACGCGTCGGCCACACGGCGGAGTGGGACTCGGCGGGCAGCAGTCGCCGGAACGGCTGGAAACGATCGAGGCGCCCGGCGGACCTTTGTCGAGCCAGTTTGATATCGAGTTTCGACGGGAAGTCTATCGCTGGGCGGCCTGCCAAGTGCGCGAGGCGATCGAACCGAACACCTGGAACGCCTTTCATCTGACTCATGTCGAAGGTGTGTCGATCGCAGAAGCCGCCGCTCAACTGAATATCTCAGTCGGCAATGTCTATATCGCACGCAGTCGAGTCATCCGCCGACTGCGCGTACTCGCAAAACAATTTGAGGTGTCTGAATGA
- a CDS encoding transposase — protein MEPIYTADNTTTAYQLNWSLALFGKSDLPDQSAWLEELRAATEADGVRILSANARSENTIQFLASTRPDSSPSDIVRSVKGRLQYLIRDPNPKAFRRNYHIQSVGEANSNVLDQYVAGQTAKHPMADDAVQARIEAVQFHDKSVDLSKTSIGNYGQYLNSLQIVAENIEGWREVRDAQLQRVRRVIVRACEKKPWRLSRIGLLSNHVHVLLGADVTDSPQSVVLSLMNNIAHVYEMKPILKFSYYVGTFGGYDRGVVRKQKQ, from the coding sequence ATGGAACCAATTTACACAGCCGACAACACCACCACAGCGTACCAACTCAATTGGTCACTCGCACTGTTCGGAAAATCGGACCTACCAGATCAATCTGCTTGGCTTGAAGAACTGCGAGCGGCCACGGAAGCCGATGGTGTGCGAATTCTCTCCGCCAATGCTCGGTCTGAAAACACAATTCAATTCCTCGCCAGCACCCGTCCTGATTCATCACCTTCAGATATTGTTCGTAGCGTCAAGGGACGCTTGCAGTATCTAATTCGTGATCCAAACCCGAAAGCCTTCCGGCGCAATTACCACATTCAAAGTGTCGGTGAAGCAAACTCAAATGTCCTGGATCAGTACGTCGCTGGGCAGACGGCAAAGCACCCGATGGCTGACGACGCGGTTCAGGCACGAATCGAAGCCGTGCAGTTCCATGACAAATCCGTTGATCTCTCAAAAACCTCGATAGGCAATTACGGGCAATACCTAAACTCGCTGCAAATCGTTGCGGAGAATATAGAAGGTTGGCGCGAGGTGCGCGACGCTCAATTGCAGCGAGTGCGTCGCGTGATTGTTCGTGCCTGCGAGAAGAAGCCGTGGCGATTGTCTCGCATTGGATTGCTGAGCAACCATGTGCATGTGCTGCTCGGTGCGGATGTGACGGATTCTCCACAGTCGGTCGTGTTATCGCTGATGAACAATATCGCGCATGTGTACGAGATGAAACCGATCCTGAAGTTCAGCTATTACGTCGGAACGTTTGGTGGGTACGATCGCGGGGTGGTGCGGAAACAAAAGCAGTGA
- a CDS encoding BlaI/MecI/CopY family transcriptional regulator, which translates to MRELGSSQPTAVELELLRILWELQPCPVRDVHNRLAEIKQTNYSTTVKMLSVMLQKGLVRRDEKKSPHLYRAAMSRKVAAKTFLNDLIDKVYDGAAMSLVLQALATGKASPEEIAEARKLLDQMEGRK; encoded by the coding sequence ATGCGTGAATTGGGTTCGTCTCAACCAACTGCGGTTGAATTGGAACTCCTGCGAATTTTGTGGGAGTTGCAACCTTGTCCGGTGCGCGATGTCCACAATCGACTGGCGGAAATCAAGCAGACCAACTACTCGACAACGGTGAAAATGTTGTCGGTGATGCTTCAAAAAGGGCTGGTTCGGCGTGACGAAAAGAAGTCGCCCCATTTGTACCGAGCGGCGATGTCTCGCAAGGTTGCTGCAAAAACATTTCTGAATGATCTCATTGATAAGGTCTATGACGGGGCGGCGATGAGTCTCGTTCTACAGGCGCTTGCCACCGGAAAGGCCTCTCCCGAAGAAATTGCGGAAGCTCGCAAGTTGCTCGATCAAATGGAGGGCAGGAAGTGA
- a CDS encoding serine/threonine-protein kinase produces MSQRSTTCSDDRLWSILESDDEPDGYKDSADHLAACQRCQTRLEQLAAEPTEWQDIRESLLPDDENKMFDRDGGNRTDAYEHWKHPAGWTGAMAASLLSPPSHPELLGRIGRYDVERLIGSGGMGVVFKAYDTELNRPVAVKLLAPYLASSGAARSRFAREARAAAAVVDDHVVPIHNVETDDEHPFLVMKYIAGGSLQQRLDRDGPLDVCEVLRIGMQTAKGLAAAHAQGLIHRDVKPSNILLDEGVDRALLTDFGLARATDDASLTRSGFHPGTPHYMSPEQVRGEAIDARSDLFGLGCVLYALCTGHPPFRSETSYAVLRRITDDTPRPIRETNPSVPEWLEQIVMKLLAKSPNDRFDSAEQVAELLEDCLAHVQQPTTVPLPEAVAELVKSFGVSRHNKPAESLDDFRYPPIGKLIATAAFAFSLIFAGVLIVLELNKGTLTIESNADNVPIRIIQGDDVVERLTVTKSPQNVRIAAGNYVVELDGDFEAVTIKDGIVSLARRGKARVGISKKGKLVLSSNFQHGNLDGLRFGERHERDQPMDRGYANYDVAEPGEMKEVFASFPMLGNGVEEVGLIVGVEPPHESTEPSKMQSYLVRASGTRLIKNYSSCEASAEGESFFTPDDTPYTVGYLRLHLDGEVQENVTIEMIAGLAHVNIMYVVGLPDEQVRKLLQLDPPNRHSESWLHVGLPMRPQSTWASHLMKIDGWEQDRTRGIPNMVQQEVALKSGETRTVSIEPALVDARASQVRFDTPEALMKYAAECQNNNNLKGWLDCWTDEAIRQLAAKTVKSVVMMLQDAEDRPGTKNRPPGHAEYIAGLKQLVEGEFGEDSGSVALALAMANQTAANAEMRVTDPMVHLLSIATAERLANPRRFIAKEDELSREYETEPRDSDSKHYSYAVEQRGDSAIATNQGDGHTMGLKKTKAGWLIDAPWHGVDEQEELPDDNEGKALGKAHSHLFLAPTVTIPIVSNTMSLDDAENLIQELLKAGMLNLPDANDQSSAQSPTKSQSLSSPGPFGMPGRFMYEGGQSSKGFTTAKAVAGYNEETSNERRTLFTPPIPDLTEEQLKKALIAVADHAREKGQTELADVLSGMGTTGTWHESCSELFVMRPDSAREDRWMFAPALIRRAGNIVVLKSLALTHRDGRTSGFYGENVLKEEARASEEETTAEVVDPAGASPERRSKKE; encoded by the coding sequence ATGAGCCAGCGAAGCACAACTTGCTCCGACGATCGTTTGTGGAGCATTCTGGAATCCGATGATGAACCCGACGGCTACAAGGACTCCGCAGACCACCTGGCAGCGTGCCAGCGTTGTCAGACTCGACTGGAACAACTCGCTGCGGAACCGACCGAGTGGCAAGACATACGCGAAAGCCTTTTACCGGACGATGAAAACAAAATGTTCGACCGCGATGGTGGAAACAGAACGGATGCCTACGAACACTGGAAGCATCCTGCGGGCTGGACCGGCGCGATGGCAGCATCACTATTGTCGCCTCCCTCGCATCCTGAGTTGCTTGGCCGGATTGGTCGCTACGATGTCGAACGCTTGATCGGCAGCGGCGGCATGGGCGTCGTGTTCAAAGCATACGATACGGAACTGAATCGGCCTGTCGCTGTGAAGTTGCTGGCACCGTACTTGGCTAGCAGCGGAGCCGCACGAAGTCGGTTCGCTCGGGAAGCTCGCGCAGCGGCAGCGGTTGTTGATGATCATGTTGTGCCGATTCACAACGTCGAAACCGATGACGAACATCCGTTTCTGGTGATGAAGTACATCGCTGGCGGTTCGCTGCAGCAACGACTCGATCGCGATGGTCCGCTCGATGTTTGCGAAGTGCTGCGAATCGGCATGCAGACCGCGAAAGGGCTTGCCGCCGCGCACGCTCAGGGATTGATCCACCGCGACGTGAAACCATCAAACATCCTGCTGGACGAAGGCGTTGACCGAGCGTTGCTTACTGACTTCGGTCTTGCCCGAGCGACCGACGACGCCAGTCTAACTCGCAGCGGCTTTCATCCCGGCACGCCGCACTACATGTCACCTGAACAAGTTCGCGGCGAAGCGATCGACGCTCGCAGCGATCTGTTTGGGCTCGGCTGCGTGCTGTACGCCCTTTGCACCGGCCACCCACCATTCCGTAGCGAAACCAGCTACGCCGTTCTGCGCCGCATCACCGACGATACTCCGCGACCCATCCGTGAAACGAACCCGAGTGTTCCCGAGTGGCTGGAACAAATCGTGATGAAGCTGCTCGCAAAATCCCCTAATGATCGCTTCGATTCCGCCGAACAAGTCGCCGAGTTGCTCGAAGACTGCCTCGCTCATGTTCAGCAACCAACCACCGTGCCTCTCCCCGAAGCCGTAGCGGAACTCGTCAAGAGTTTCGGCGTTTCCCGCCACAACAAACCTGCCGAAAGTCTTGACGACTTTCGCTACCCACCGATCGGCAAACTCATCGCGACCGCAGCCTTCGCATTCTCGCTGATCTTCGCTGGCGTATTGATCGTGCTGGAACTGAACAAAGGCACGCTGACGATCGAATCCAACGCGGACAATGTCCCCATTCGCATCATACAGGGTGATGACGTTGTGGAGCGGCTGACCGTTACAAAGTCTCCGCAGAATGTTCGCATTGCCGCTGGAAACTATGTCGTGGAACTCGATGGGGATTTTGAAGCCGTCACCATTAAGGACGGCATCGTATCACTGGCGCGACGAGGCAAAGCGCGCGTCGGGATTTCCAAAAAAGGCAAACTCGTTCTTTCCAGCAATTTCCAGCATGGCAATCTCGATGGCCTCCGATTCGGTGAGCGACACGAACGTGACCAACCAATGGACCGAGGCTATGCCAATTATGATGTCGCAGAACCAGGTGAGATGAAAGAAGTGTTCGCCAGCTTTCCAATGCTCGGCAACGGCGTCGAAGAAGTCGGATTGATCGTGGGCGTAGAACCTCCGCATGAATCTACAGAACCATCCAAAATGCAGAGCTACCTTGTCCGAGCAAGCGGCACCCGTCTGATCAAGAACTACTCTTCCTGCGAAGCGAGTGCCGAAGGCGAATCGTTTTTCACTCCCGATGACACGCCGTACACGGTCGGCTACCTACGACTGCACTTAGATGGCGAAGTCCAGGAGAATGTCACGATCGAAATGATTGCTGGGTTAGCTCATGTGAACATCATGTACGTCGTTGGCTTACCCGACGAACAAGTTCGCAAGCTCCTTCAACTCGACCCGCCGAATAGACATTCCGAGTCCTGGCTTCACGTAGGACTACCGATGCGTCCGCAATCAACGTGGGCATCGCACTTGATGAAGATTGATGGATGGGAACAAGACCGCACCAGAGGCATACCGAACATGGTACAGCAGGAAGTTGCTCTGAAGTCCGGAGAGACGCGGACGGTCAGCATCGAACCGGCTTTGGTTGACGCGCGAGCTTCGCAAGTGCGTTTCGACACTCCCGAAGCTTTGATGAAGTATGCGGCAGAGTGTCAGAACAACAATAACCTCAAGGGCTGGCTGGACTGCTGGACAGATGAAGCCATCAGGCAACTGGCCGCGAAGACCGTCAAGTCCGTCGTCATGATGTTACAGGATGCCGAGGATCGCCCCGGCACGAAGAATCGTCCGCCCGGTCACGCGGAGTACATAGCGGGCCTGAAGCAGTTGGTCGAGGGAGAGTTTGGCGAAGACTCCGGTTCCGTCGCCTTGGCGCTTGCGATGGCAAACCAAACCGCTGCCAATGCAGAAATGCGGGTAACTGACCCAATGGTTCATTTACTGTCCATCGCAACCGCTGAACGACTTGCCAACCCCAGACGTTTCATCGCAAAAGAAGATGAACTGAGTCGAGAGTACGAAACCGAACCAAGAGATTCTGACAGCAAACACTACAGCTATGCCGTCGAGCAACGGGGCGATTCAGCCATTGCAACCAATCAGGGTGACGGACATACGATGGGATTGAAGAAGACGAAGGCTGGCTGGCTGATTGATGCCCCGTGGCATGGTGTTGATGAGCAAGAAGAGTTGCCCGACGACAATGAAGGGAAGGCGTTAGGCAAAGCACACTCGCATTTATTTCTGGCTCCGACTGTGACGATCCCAATCGTAAGCAATACGATGTCGCTCGACGATGCCGAAAACCTGATCCAGGAATTGTTGAAAGCCGGCATGCTTAACTTGCCAGATGCGAACGATCAATCGTCCGCTCAGTCGCCAACAAAGAGCCAGAGCCTATCGTCGCCAGGCCCATTCGGTATGCCCGGACGCTTCATGTACGAGGGCGGGCAATCGTCGAAGGGATTTACGACCGCGAAGGCGGTTGCCGGATACAATGAGGAAACTTCTAACGAACGCCGTACTCTGTTCACTCCACCGATTCCTGATCTCACCGAAGAGCAGTTGAAGAAGGCTCTGATTGCCGTAGCGGATCATGCAAGGGAGAAAGGGCAGACGGAGTTGGCCGATGTGCTTTCCGGCATGGGCACGACGGGGACGTGGCACGAAAGCTGTTCGGAGTTGTTTGTCATGCGACCGGACTCAGCACGCGAAGACCGCTGGATGTTCGCTCCGGCGTTAATCCGCAGAGCTGGAAACATTGTCGTGCTGAAGTCGCTGGCTTTGACCCATCGCGACGGTCGGACATCTGGCTTCTATGGCGAAAACGTTTTGAAGGAAGAGGCTCGAGCATCTGAAGAAGAAACGACTGCAGAAGTCGTTGATCCCGCCGGGGCAAGCCCGGAGCGGAGATCCAAAAAGGAATGA